The proteins below come from a single Fodinicola acaciae genomic window:
- a CDS encoding UvrD-helicase domain-containing protein, whose amino-acid sequence MTARLSLYQKAEQELYKLDRTVKAKFYDFCHLFRDNPDHPGLDLKPLKGDKRVFRAKVDQSYRALLAKTGIDADGQESWLVIAVRHRRHVYEELSVAINRITGEIEFVDLAVVGGSILQRAGITLTPTEPEGEVHTESVPSLQVSTKSVPLLADVTAADLRALGVNDQLIDLALTVTDSDELYQLVDGAPLLSKDVLIGLGAGMSIAEVRKEITAPVEIEFDKDDTENLAAALSRTTVTTVDKDIKSVLEEGDFRAWKVFLHPTQAKLISRNYNGPARVSGGPGTGKTIVALHRVKHLAEQLPPGPGMPILLTTFTKNLTTDLRARLASLLEPDLLARVEITHIDQLAARVLSENATGSSRQRIYDTVALDHLRNLLAETGPSRWSPTFLLEEWDQVILGQSLSNRRGYFEARRAGRGRSLTRPERHQIWTLLEQFTARLEKDGLETWGQAAERAARLEMERARKIEERRTHSAAGDRRSVDDDSSSVQYADYRYRHVVVDEAQDLRAAHWKMLRAMVPQTSSDLFIAGDTHQRIYDHQVTLSTVGISIRGRSSRLTLSYRTTREILARVVGIVAPEQISYDNLDDGTDTLDGYRSVLHGSAPEFVGFDSLDDELAELAGALRRWREEISNASDGTRLDPRGTMAVCVPDRDTAAKVVHYLSAKAGITCAELTKDGPKGDGEVHVGTMHRFKGLEYQKLAIVAARDGLIPRAGLIESYRKEDPQRYAREERKARSLLFVAATRARDTLRISWHGKPSPYLPV is encoded by the coding sequence ATGACAGCTCGCCTCAGTCTCTACCAGAAAGCCGAGCAGGAGCTATACAAGCTCGACCGCACCGTGAAGGCCAAGTTCTACGACTTCTGTCACCTCTTTCGCGATAATCCTGACCATCCCGGCCTTGATCTCAAGCCACTCAAAGGCGACAAGCGAGTCTTCAGGGCCAAGGTCGACCAGTCCTACCGTGCCCTGCTCGCTAAGACCGGCATCGATGCGGACGGCCAGGAAAGCTGGCTCGTCATCGCCGTACGTCACCGCAGACACGTCTATGAGGAGCTGTCGGTCGCCATCAACCGGATCACCGGGGAGATCGAGTTCGTGGACCTGGCGGTAGTCGGGGGCAGTATTCTGCAGCGTGCCGGCATCACGCTCACGCCGACCGAGCCTGAGGGCGAGGTTCACACTGAGTCCGTGCCGTCACTGCAGGTATCGACCAAATCCGTCCCGCTCCTGGCTGATGTCACGGCAGCGGATCTACGTGCTCTCGGTGTCAACGACCAGCTCATTGATCTTGCGTTGACGGTTACCGATAGCGATGAGCTCTATCAGCTGGTTGATGGTGCGCCATTGCTTTCCAAAGATGTACTCATCGGGCTCGGCGCGGGCATGAGCATTGCGGAGGTACGAAAAGAAATCACCGCTCCGGTCGAGATCGAGTTCGACAAGGACGACACCGAGAATCTGGCTGCAGCGCTCTCGAGGACCACCGTTACCACCGTGGACAAGGACATAAAGTCCGTCCTCGAAGAGGGAGACTTCCGTGCATGGAAAGTCTTTCTTCATCCGACCCAAGCTAAACTCATCAGTCGTAACTACAACGGTCCAGCCCGCGTGTCCGGCGGTCCAGGCACCGGCAAGACGATTGTGGCCTTGCATCGCGTAAAGCATCTCGCAGAACAGTTGCCACCCGGTCCCGGTATGCCGATTCTGCTGACGACCTTCACCAAAAACCTCACGACAGACCTGCGTGCTCGCCTAGCATCTCTACTCGAGCCAGACCTGTTAGCTCGCGTAGAGATCACGCACATCGACCAGCTCGCTGCGCGCGTACTCAGCGAAAACGCCACCGGCAGCAGCAGGCAGCGTATTTACGACACTGTCGCGCTCGACCACCTGCGTAATCTGCTCGCAGAAACCGGGCCCTCCCGGTGGTCACCCACCTTCCTTCTTGAAGAATGGGACCAGGTCATCCTTGGGCAGTCCTTAAGCAACCGTCGGGGCTACTTCGAGGCCCGGCGCGCCGGCCGTGGACGTTCACTTACCCGTCCTGAACGGCACCAGATCTGGACATTGCTGGAACAGTTCACCGCACGTCTGGAGAAGGACGGTCTTGAAACCTGGGGTCAAGCTGCCGAGCGCGCCGCCCGGTTGGAAATGGAACGGGCAAGAAAGATTGAGGAACGACGGACGCATTCGGCGGCGGGTGACAGGCGAAGCGTTGACGACGACAGTTCCAGTGTCCAGTATGCCGACTACCGATACCGGCACGTTGTTGTAGATGAGGCGCAAGACCTGCGCGCCGCGCACTGGAAGATGCTGCGGGCAATGGTTCCGCAAACCTCGAGTGATCTGTTCATAGCCGGCGACACGCATCAACGTATCTACGATCACCAAGTCACCCTAAGTACGGTCGGGATTAGTATCCGCGGCCGATCGTCACGGCTGACTCTTAGCTATCGCACGACCCGGGAGATCCTTGCCCGTGTCGTAGGTATCGTTGCTCCCGAGCAAATATCGTACGATAATCTCGACGACGGAACGGACACCCTTGACGGTTACCGCTCCGTTCTTCATGGCTCCGCCCCTGAATTCGTTGGCTTCGACTCGCTGGACGATGAGCTTGCTGAGCTGGCCGGCGCTCTGCGGCGTTGGCGTGAGGAGATCTCCAACGCAAGCGATGGCACCCGGCTGGATCCTCGCGGCACGATGGCCGTTTGTGTGCCGGACCGGGATACAGCCGCGAAGGTCGTACATTACCTTTCCGCGAAGGCCGGTATCACTTGCGCCGAGCTTACGAAAGACGGCCCTAAAGGCGATGGTGAGGTTCATGTCGGGACCATGCACCGGTTCAAGGGCCTGGAGTACCAAAAACTTGCCATCGTCGCTGCGAGGGATGGCCTCATCCCTCGCGCCGGGCTCATTGAGTCCTACCGGAAGGAGGATCCTCAACGTTACGCCCGCGAGGAGCGTAAGGCCCGCTCCCTGCTGTTCGTCGCGGCCACCCGCGCTCGTGACACTCTTCGTATCAGCTGGCATGGTAAACCCAGCCCGTACCTACCGGTGTGA
- a CDS encoding DEAD/DEAH box helicase, with protein sequence MAVGEVAVGGPITLIYSNRFLTDIDNRVTPFVQEISQLAGMGQLPITLEVMDRDPGWRMAVYSSRYVAWLYPTKGGDVYNLGHAARRQFRDEDRLVKGALLLRCPYQLRLFPNLPSFNQAVRAGHTPRTSSHADLLWRAWHGLPAMDGKRARPPSLLTPHTDYLDLLDTVVEASRQIETDRQTSMPPQHYVAREAAKEKRYSARGVYRFRLAGRGELTANTMVCLGEYAEARGRVIRADGNTATVRFEPGTDYDRIPAQGTLKILLSDRVFRAQKDAIAVLRNGQSSNPRLLDNLVSTTFLPYQPTASGTPKPSLDLDPDQLEAFRRALTVPDVLCVLGPPGAGKTTTIVEVVQASVALGRRVLITSHTHRAVDNVLENLPSDVNAVRIGNEDNMSSRVKAMSAESRVEEVRAGIVAGSGLFDTLQEVARQRPLLDRYLSHLSSNLDAVEAAQRELVGITPPLAEAVRRASASIQPQLRRAEVMLARQQSVVVKQDSVAARRRQRLSAAESRAASGSATAFVHRWVAGWQRGRLARLGQLLPTARTALEAAESAAASLRDQAEAMAAHDPRVVELIARRDTAKRKLEGGWPDMERIGALIEQMLRPAISIAPPLRHEVVDWAEFHRRCVAGLGLLENRRALLAEWRERISDLSAGLEREIARYSDVVGATCVGTDTSALISGLEFDLAIVDEAGQISTPNLLIPLVRSERAMLVGDHKQLPPFLDEEVRKWADSLIGQQTSLTAQGVADVSALLAKSGFELLFPRAPRSNAVWLKTQRRMPEQIAKFVSDTFYSGQLRTAHRGVAPNSFFLSPFAMVDTSDRPTGERKETAMRQLKGAQRHGYRNDLEAAIIVSLLQALAGQYRDWAVIVPFNAQKELLIERLSAARSTSTQVADHVGSVDSFQGGERDLIIFGFTRSNPNGDIGFLKELRRFNVAITRAKQQLVLVGDLMTLCNAKNRDFQDTMVAMTEHLRRVGHLRRSGDVMAALSTESRRA encoded by the coding sequence ATGGCCGTAGGGGAGGTCGCGGTCGGCGGCCCGATCACGCTCATCTACTCGAACAGATTCCTGACGGACATAGACAACCGGGTCACGCCGTTCGTCCAGGAGATCAGCCAGCTGGCCGGGATGGGGCAGCTGCCGATCACCTTGGAGGTGATGGATCGTGATCCTGGCTGGCGTATGGCCGTCTATTCCAGCCGATACGTGGCATGGTTGTATCCGACCAAAGGCGGCGATGTCTACAATCTTGGCCACGCCGCGCGGCGGCAGTTCCGGGACGAGGACCGTCTGGTCAAGGGCGCCCTGCTGTTGCGTTGTCCGTACCAGCTTCGGTTGTTCCCTAACCTACCCAGCTTCAACCAAGCAGTGCGAGCGGGGCATACGCCGCGCACGTCGTCCCATGCGGACCTGCTTTGGCGGGCGTGGCATGGCCTTCCGGCCATGGACGGCAAGCGCGCGCGACCGCCGTCGTTGCTAACACCTCATACCGACTATCTGGATCTGCTGGATACGGTGGTCGAGGCGAGCCGCCAGATCGAGACTGACCGGCAGACGTCCATGCCACCGCAGCATTATGTCGCTCGCGAGGCCGCCAAGGAGAAGCGCTATTCGGCACGCGGTGTCTACCGTTTCCGCCTGGCTGGGCGCGGGGAGCTGACCGCGAACACGATGGTCTGCCTTGGGGAGTACGCCGAAGCGCGGGGCAGGGTGATCCGCGCCGATGGCAACACCGCGACTGTCCGGTTCGAGCCCGGCACAGATTACGACCGTATCCCGGCTCAGGGAACGCTGAAGATTCTTCTGAGCGACCGGGTCTTTCGTGCGCAAAAGGACGCGATCGCGGTGCTGCGCAACGGGCAGTCGAGCAACCCGAGACTGCTGGACAACCTGGTCTCGACTACCTTCCTGCCGTACCAGCCCACAGCGTCCGGCACGCCGAAGCCGTCCCTCGACCTCGATCCCGACCAGCTGGAGGCATTCCGGCGCGCGCTCACGGTGCCGGATGTGCTGTGCGTTCTTGGTCCACCCGGCGCGGGCAAGACCACCACCATCGTCGAGGTGGTGCAGGCCAGTGTGGCCCTTGGTCGCCGAGTCCTGATCACGTCGCATACCCACCGCGCGGTGGACAACGTGCTGGAAAACCTGCCCTCGGACGTCAACGCGGTCCGGATCGGCAACGAGGACAACATGAGCAGCCGGGTGAAGGCGATGTCCGCGGAGAGCCGGGTCGAGGAGGTACGCGCTGGAATCGTTGCTGGCTCAGGCCTTTTCGACACGCTCCAGGAGGTGGCGCGGCAACGACCGTTGCTGGATAGGTATCTCAGCCATCTCTCATCGAATCTCGACGCGGTGGAGGCGGCGCAGCGCGAGCTGGTCGGCATCACGCCGCCCCTTGCCGAGGCGGTCAGGCGGGCCAGCGCCTCGATCCAGCCGCAGCTTCGCCGGGCCGAGGTGATGCTGGCGCGGCAGCAGTCTGTAGTCGTCAAACAGGACTCCGTTGCGGCGCGCCGCCGCCAACGGCTCAGTGCCGCGGAGTCAAGAGCCGCCTCGGGCTCCGCGACTGCTTTTGTCCACCGCTGGGTCGCCGGCTGGCAACGCGGTCGGCTCGCCCGGTTGGGGCAATTGTTACCGACTGCGCGTACGGCGCTGGAAGCGGCTGAGTCTGCCGCTGCATCCCTGCGGGACCAGGCCGAGGCGATGGCGGCGCACGATCCGAGGGTCGTCGAGCTGATCGCGCGGCGCGACACCGCCAAGCGCAAGCTGGAGGGCGGATGGCCGGATATGGAGCGGATCGGTGCGCTGATCGAGCAGATGCTGCGGCCGGCGATCTCGATCGCGCCGCCGCTACGGCACGAAGTGGTGGACTGGGCCGAGTTTCACCGCCGATGCGTTGCGGGGCTTGGGCTCCTGGAGAACCGGCGTGCACTGCTCGCCGAATGGCGGGAACGGATCAGCGACTTGAGTGCGGGGCTCGAGCGCGAGATCGCCCGCTATTCCGATGTCGTCGGTGCCACCTGCGTTGGCACGGATACTTCGGCGCTGATTTCGGGCCTTGAGTTCGATCTTGCGATCGTCGACGAGGCCGGGCAAATCTCCACTCCGAATCTTCTGATACCCCTCGTACGCTCCGAACGCGCGATGCTGGTCGGCGATCACAAGCAGTTGCCGCCATTCCTGGACGAGGAAGTCAGGAAGTGGGCCGATAGTCTGATCGGGCAGCAGACCTCGCTGACCGCGCAGGGTGTCGCCGATGTGAGTGCGCTGCTGGCCAAGAGTGGCTTCGAGTTGCTGTTCCCGCGGGCTCCACGGTCGAACGCGGTGTGGCTGAAGACTCAGCGGCGGATGCCCGAGCAGATAGCGAAGTTTGTTTCTGACACGTTCTACTCTGGACAACTGCGTACCGCGCATCGCGGTGTCGCGCCGAATTCCTTCTTCCTATCTCCGTTCGCAATGGTGGACACCTCTGACCGGCCGACCGGCGAACGCAAGGAAACCGCTATGCGTCAACTAAAAGGTGCACAGCGGCACGGCTACCGCAACGACCTCGAGGCCGCGATCATCGTCAGCCTGCTGCAAGCCCTCGCCGGGCAGTATCGCGACTGGGCGGTCATCGTGCCGTTCAACGCACAGAAAGAGCTGCTGATCGAGCGCCTCTCGGCCGCGAGGAGCACCTCAACGCAGGTCGCTGACCATGTTGGGAGCGTAGATTCGTTCCAGGGAGGGGAACGGGATCTCATCATCTTCGGGTTCACCCGCAGCAATCCGAACGGCGATATCGGATTCCTCAAGGAGTTGCGGCGGTTCAATGTCGCTATTACCCGCGCAAAGCAGCAGTTGGTACTCGTCGGCGACCTCATGACCTTGTGCAACGCGAAGAATCGAGATTTCCAGGACACCATGGTTGCCATGACCGAGCACCTTCGACGGGTTGGTCACCTGCGCCGGTCGGGGGACGTGATGGCGGCGCTTTCGACCGAGAGCCGGCGTGCGTGA
- a CDS encoding PIN-like domain-containing protein gives MAVPGKMIGMTNAGEKAQVAMNETGRGLFDGYEAYQTPTDADFRKVLINGIVVVDTNVLLNLYRYNLQARDDYLAVLMKLKPNLWIPAQVVQEFWKNREAILMDPRKTSETVRLLGEQRGKALVQIRQWAKLVSLSRAGLADLTRVLDDAFEAVTASVEEHEKNEFEVFVKDTNQDTILARLARILHHQVGPEFDEDELARLTMEGTRRIEAEIPPGFADVRKKGVDGALGDFFVWEQILRQAESRRLDILFVTADSKPDWWRTSRGELRGPRRELVRELRDRAGTMLYMLTPDRLLEHAKAALKVAVSDESAAFVAQVGDSLAAQDDLSAGGWDESGMATLLGRLATEAPVQRLAVTHAARHSGFVSRDAVYALGNYDPTRKLVGFTRPVKRIAQELRDHGAVAEEAIEVFETTYDGADQYGWATGFSVPKTLIPLILSQEG, from the coding sequence ATGGCGGTCCCAGGCAAGATGATCGGAATGACGAACGCTGGGGAGAAAGCGCAAGTGGCCATGAACGAGACAGGGCGAGGGCTGTTTGATGGTTACGAGGCGTATCAGACACCCACGGACGCCGATTTCCGGAAGGTTTTGATCAACGGGATCGTCGTCGTCGACACAAATGTTCTCCTAAATCTATATCGCTATAACCTGCAGGCGCGCGACGACTACCTGGCCGTTCTCATGAAACTGAAGCCGAATCTCTGGATCCCGGCCCAGGTTGTTCAGGAGTTCTGGAAGAACCGCGAGGCCATACTCATGGATCCGCGTAAGACCAGCGAAACCGTCCGGCTGCTCGGCGAGCAGCGAGGCAAAGCACTGGTCCAAATCAGGCAATGGGCCAAATTGGTATCCCTTTCACGTGCCGGACTTGCCGACCTGACGCGCGTTCTCGATGACGCGTTCGAGGCTGTCACGGCTAGCGTAGAAGAGCACGAAAAGAACGAGTTCGAAGTATTCGTCAAAGACACAAACCAGGACACGATACTCGCTCGGCTAGCGCGGATCCTGCACCATCAGGTCGGTCCGGAGTTCGACGAGGACGAACTGGCGAGGCTGACAATGGAAGGCACTCGACGCATCGAGGCGGAGATTCCACCTGGATTCGCTGACGTCCGGAAGAAGGGGGTCGACGGCGCTCTTGGTGATTTCTTCGTGTGGGAACAGATCCTTCGGCAGGCAGAGAGCCGGCGACTGGATATACTTTTTGTGACGGCGGACAGTAAGCCCGACTGGTGGCGGACCTCGCGCGGGGAGCTTCGCGGACCACGTCGCGAACTCGTCCGAGAGCTTCGTGACCGAGCAGGCACCATGCTGTACATGCTGACACCGGACCGGCTGCTCGAGCATGCGAAGGCGGCGCTCAAAGTCGCCGTAAGCGATGAGTCGGCGGCGTTCGTAGCTCAAGTAGGAGACTCCCTAGCTGCACAAGATGACCTGTCGGCAGGTGGCTGGGATGAATCTGGAATGGCAACGTTGTTAGGGCGGCTAGCCACGGAGGCGCCAGTTCAGAGACTAGCCGTTACGCATGCTGCGCGGCATAGCGGATTCGTCAGCCGCGATGCTGTATACGCGCTTGGGAACTATGACCCAACTCGCAAGCTGGTGGGTTTCACCAGACCTGTCAAACGCATTGCTCAGGAACTCCGCGACCACGGCGCGGTTGCGGAAGAAGCGATCGAAGTATTCGAGACCACCTACGATGGTGCTGACCAGTACGGATGGGCGACCGGCTTCTCAGTGCCCAAGACACTGATCCCGCTCATCCTCAGCCAGGAAGGATGA
- a CDS encoding Wadjet anti-phage system protein JetD domain-containing protein: MRTPDEILGQIRTRYEYSWRDWLTSPPDGLSFPLAPPNAQTIARDATTVAAWLRTWRSWVETHPTIRLRTATRRTVIGPQQIYTHLDLPDANALAAVDPETQAHWHTATRRYPRLVDLGGPREQFKPHLQAITNLSDDDFALLLRVIRWFNENPRSELTIRQVPVVGMHTKWLARHRGLVHALLRISSDQSAPPETAIGHVELTDRDLDLLGLRPLPITINVILTDPCDQHRLAGIRHLNAPLEEIANLPLRPHQVLIVENKESALPIADLPGLIVIHSLGNYLGALSAIPWVSAAQTWYWGDLDRAGFTLLSRARTRILDITSIMMDSNTLDKYISLAVNDPTGRVDPPDRTLTNPERETLAALRNDGNPLRLEQERIPWTYVQETLLAALSGSR, encoded by the coding sequence ATGCGTACCCCGGACGAGATTCTGGGCCAGATCCGAACGCGCTATGAATATTCCTGGCGCGACTGGCTCACATCGCCTCCCGACGGCCTCTCCTTCCCGCTCGCACCTCCGAATGCTCAGACAATCGCGCGTGACGCAACGACGGTCGCAGCATGGTTGCGAACGTGGCGCTCCTGGGTGGAAACCCATCCGACGATCCGCCTACGCACCGCGACTCGCCGGACAGTGATCGGACCACAGCAGATCTACACCCACCTCGACCTGCCCGACGCCAACGCCTTGGCAGCCGTCGATCCTGAGACCCAAGCGCATTGGCACACGGCGACACGTCGCTATCCGCGGCTGGTCGACCTTGGTGGTCCGCGCGAACAGTTCAAGCCGCATCTCCAGGCCATCACCAACCTCAGCGACGACGACTTCGCGCTGCTCCTGCGCGTCATCCGATGGTTCAACGAAAACCCGCGGTCAGAACTGACCATCCGCCAGGTTCCCGTCGTCGGCATGCACACCAAGTGGCTCGCGCGTCACCGCGGACTCGTCCATGCCCTCCTGCGCATCAGCAGCGATCAGAGCGCACCGCCAGAAACGGCGATCGGACACGTTGAGCTAACAGACCGCGACCTTGATCTGCTCGGCCTACGACCGCTGCCAATTACCATCAACGTCATCCTCACCGATCCATGCGACCAGCACCGACTCGCCGGCATTCGCCACCTCAACGCACCGCTGGAAGAGATCGCCAACCTCCCGCTGCGTCCTCACCAGGTACTCATCGTCGAGAACAAAGAATCAGCACTACCGATCGCCGATCTACCCGGCCTGATCGTCATACATTCCCTCGGCAACTACCTCGGCGCGCTTTCCGCCATCCCGTGGGTATCCGCAGCACAGACCTGGTACTGGGGTGACCTCGACCGCGCCGGATTCACCCTGCTATCCCGGGCACGAACCCGCATTCTCGACATCACCTCCATCATGATGGACTCCAACACGCTCGATAAGTACATCAGCCTCGCCGTCAACGACCCCACCGGTCGCGTCGACCCACCCGACCGCACGCTCACCAACCCAGAGCGCGAAACGCTCGCCGCGCTCAGGAACGACGGCAACCCGCTGCGACTGGAACAGGAACGAATACCGTGGACATACGTCCAAGAGACTCTCTTGGCCGCGTTGAGCGGTAGCCGCTAG
- a CDS encoding DUF4145 domain-containing protein — MNEELSALVDASPNFRFIAEPELLLAGDAALAERYVDSDPDGAMFKARHFGETLAKILVRQAAIQYPEKANQFGRVAALVNEGVIPGRLRPVFDTLRSEGNEAVHGFSGDRQKARTLVKACHRLAVWWYERQSGKPHHHPFQPPQAEESTSLRDLFEKVEEQLQSLQTVFDGAVGRPEPRIVIKTAQPDAHDWRGGSTVVCGQRSYLVHHPVQTMEADDRSWKLMQARAHSLDSHANQVWLRGLLIASGSRGQVAEMVDGLAAQASYLTDARHRNRSAAGSSLHKDGDLHVLVTALPTGSSWTEVFGPGDCPLDPLVLPRVLEVLVAVAEVLANLHRAGQGHRALDGESILVSKTGSKGALRDLGLAWWPRLTHEGRPYQAPEQQAIARGLPGPATDVFQLATLLQHACAGYRPTAGMTIALKAFISNFPERLDELLGRALDPNPSNRPDIATFAAELRLGKQHLVTEANAWP; from the coding sequence ATGAATGAAGAGTTGTCAGCACTGGTGGACGCCTCGCCGAACTTTCGTTTCATCGCTGAGCCGGAGCTGCTGTTAGCGGGCGACGCCGCGCTCGCTGAGCGATACGTGGACTCCGATCCGGACGGTGCCATGTTCAAGGCCCGCCACTTCGGCGAGACGCTTGCGAAGATTCTCGTCCGGCAAGCGGCGATCCAATATCCGGAAAAGGCTAACCAGTTCGGTCGAGTCGCCGCGCTGGTCAACGAAGGAGTGATCCCGGGGCGCCTTCGGCCGGTCTTCGACACCCTTCGTAGCGAGGGAAACGAAGCCGTTCACGGTTTCTCCGGCGACAGGCAGAAGGCAAGGACGTTGGTGAAGGCGTGTCATCGGCTCGCTGTGTGGTGGTACGAGAGACAAAGCGGCAAGCCGCATCACCACCCGTTTCAGCCTCCGCAGGCAGAAGAGAGCACGTCGCTGCGGGACCTGTTTGAAAAAGTGGAAGAGCAACTCCAATCGCTGCAGACTGTGTTCGACGGCGCCGTTGGTCGGCCCGAGCCGAGGATCGTCATCAAGACGGCTCAACCGGATGCGCACGACTGGCGCGGCGGCTCGACTGTCGTCTGTGGACAGCGGTCGTACCTTGTCCACCACCCGGTACAGACGATGGAAGCCGATGACCGGTCCTGGAAGCTGATGCAAGCACGCGCTCACAGCCTCGATTCCCACGCTAACCAGGTTTGGTTGCGCGGTCTGCTCATCGCATCAGGCAGCCGAGGACAGGTGGCCGAGATGGTCGACGGGCTGGCTGCACAAGCCTCATATTTGACCGATGCACGCCACCGAAATCGTTCGGCGGCAGGTTCTTCGCTGCACAAGGACGGCGATCTGCACGTTCTGGTGACCGCACTGCCGACGGGGTCGAGCTGGACCGAGGTGTTTGGGCCTGGAGACTGCCCGCTCGACCCGCTCGTACTCCCGCGGGTGCTGGAGGTCCTCGTCGCGGTGGCGGAGGTGCTTGCCAACCTGCACCGCGCTGGCCAAGGGCATCGTGCCTTGGACGGCGAGTCGATCCTGGTATCCAAGACTGGGAGTAAGGGTGCGTTGCGTGACCTCGGCCTGGCGTGGTGGCCGCGGCTGACTCACGAGGGCCGGCCGTATCAGGCTCCCGAGCAGCAGGCGATTGCTCGTGGGCTGCCCGGACCAGCAACGGACGTGTTTCAACTCGCGACGCTGCTTCAGCATGCGTGCGCGGGGTATCGGCCCACTGCGGGCATGACGATCGCGCTCAAGGCGTTCATCTCAAATTTCCCGGAGCGGCTCGACGAGCTGCTGGGACGGGCTCTTGATCCGAATCCGTCGAACCGCCCGGACATCGCCACTTTTGCTGCGGAACTGAGGCTTGGAAAACAGCACCTTGTCACGGAGGCAAACGCATGGCCGTAG